One Calidithermus timidus DSM 17022 genomic window, CGAGCCCCGTGCGCTCTGGGGCCTCGGGCGGGGTCTGGCGGTAGCGGGCCAGCAGCTCGACCTGCACGTAGCTGATGGGGTCGACGTAGGGGTTTCTCAGCTCGGTCTGGCGGGCCAAAATGGGGCGGTTGTGCAGCAAGGGACCCTCGAAGGTCTCCTCCAGCAGCCCCCGCGTCTCCTCGAAGGCGGCGGCGATGTCGGGGAAGAAGCTTTGGGCAAGTTGTGGGGGCACCAGGCGCAGGTATTCCTGGGCGATGCCGAGGTCGGCTACCGACATGGCCTGGGCGGCGGCCTCGAGGGTGCTCTTGAAGAAGGGCCAATCGCGGTACATCTCGCGGCGCAGCTCGGGCTCGATGGCCCGCAGACCCGCCTGTAGGCCGTACCAACCGGGCAGCAGCAAGCGCACCTGCGTCCAGGACATCACCCAGGGGATGGCCCGCAGGTCCTTGATCTCACGCACCCGGCCCGAGCGGTAGACCGGGCGGCTGGCGATGTTGAGCGCGGCGATCTCGCGGATGGGCGTGAGGTGCTCGTAGAACTCGAAGAAGCCGGGGCGGGCCAACAGCTCGCGGTAGGCCCGGGTGGAGACCTCGGCGGCGTGCTCGAGCGCCTCGCGCCAGAGGGGCTTCATCGGCGCTTCCTGGCCATAGGTGTCACGGGCGGCGGCCAGGCCCAGGTGGTAGAGCAGCTGCTCGAGGTTGCGGTAGGCCAGGTCGGGGTGGCTGTAGCGGTCGGCCAGGGCCTCGCCCTGCTCGGTCAGGCGCATGCGGGTGCCCACCGTGCCCGGCGGCAGGCTGGCCAGCGCCCGGCCCGCGCTGCCCCCGCCCCGCGCGGTGCTGGTGCCGCGCCCGTGGAAGAAACTCACCCGCACCCCGTGGCGTGCCGCCACCTCGGTAATGGCCTCCTGCGCCCGGTAAAGCGCCCAGTTGGCGGCCAAGAAGCCCGCGTCCTTGTTGGAGTCGGAGTAACCGATCATGATCTCGAATACCCCCCGCCCCTGGGCATGGGCCTTGAATACAGGGTTCTGAAGCAGTTCGTCCACCACCTGTGGCGCAGCCTGGAGGTCGGAGAGGGTCTCGAACAGGGGCACCACGTCAAAGGGCAGGGCCTTGCCCACCCGGTAGAGCCCGACCTCGCGGGCCAGGGTGAAGACCTCCAGAAGATCGCTGGGATGGTGGGTCATGCTGACGACGTAGGCCCCTCGCGCCTTCCACACCGCTAGCGCGCCCAGCGCCACCTGCAACGCCCGGCCTTGGGGTTTGTAGCCCACCGGGGCCAGCGGGCGGGGGGTGGCCAGCTCGCGGGTGAGCAGCGCGGCGCGGGCGGGGGGCTCGAGGGCGGCGTAGTTCTCCTCTACCCCGGCGATGCGCAGCAGCTCGGCTACGGCTTCGCTGTGCTGACGCGACTCCTCGCGCAAATCCAAGGCCACCAGCTCGAGCCCCAGCGCCTCGGCCCGCAGGCGCAGTGGGCGAACGACCCGGCGGGCAGCGCTCCCCAGGCCTACCTGCTTCAAGCCCTGCTCGACCCGGCGCAAATCCAACAGCCACTCGCCGGGTAGCCTGTAGCCCTCCCCAGGCTGCTCCCCCAGCATGGCCCGCAGCTTGTAGCGCAGGCTCATTAAGTAGCGGCGGTAGCTTTCTCCGGCAAAGCGGTCGGGCAGGCCCAGCTGCCGCACAGCCACCTCGGCCTCCTCGCGCACCTCGCGGGGTACAGGCAGGCGCTCGTCGGAGAGCGAGAGGTCGCGGATGAGGGCGTCCACCGCCTCCACGTAGCGACCCAACAGCAGTTCACGGGCGTAGCTCTGCGCCCAGGCCGTGGTGTCGGGGGTGACGTTGGGGTTGCCGTCGCGGTCGCCGCCGATCCAACTGCGGAACACGATGGGCACGCTGAGTTCAGGGCGCTGGCCATATTCGGCCTCGACGGCGGCCTCGAGCCCCTCCACCAACCGGGGCAGCACCTGCCAGAGGGTGGCGGGCAGGTAGTAGAGCCCCCCCTTGACCTCGTCCTGCACGGTAGGGCGGCTGCGGCGCAGCTCGAGGGTGCCCCACAGCAGCGCGGCGCGGGCCTGGATGTCCTCCTCGGCGGCCTCGCCCCGCTCCAGAGCCTCCAGAAGCCGCTCGGCTTCGGCCAGGTGATGGCGCACGGTGCGGCGGCGGGTCTCGGTGGGGTGGGCGGTGAAGGTCAGGTGCAAGCGCAGCCGCCGCAACAGGTCGCTGACCTGCTCGAAGCTCAAGCCCTGCGCCTTGAGTTGCTTCACCAGCGCCCGGAAGGACTCCGAGCGGGGCCTCTCCGGCGTGGAAGCCTGCTCCCTCGAGCGGTTGACCCGCACGCGGTGCCGCTCCTCGGCCAGGTTGACCAGGTGGAAGTAGGTCGAGAAGGCCCGCACCAGGCCCTCGAGGTTGCCGAGGTCGAGCCGGGCGACGAGGTCGCGCACCTTCTGCCGGGCCTCGACGTCTCCAGGCTGCTGGCGCAGGTGCTTGCTGAGGGCGCGAACGTCTTCCTCGAGGGCAAACAGTTGCTGGCCCGAGAGGTCCACGATGGCCTTGCCCAGCGCCCGGCCCAGCAAGTCCACCTCGCGCTTGAGCTGATCGTAGAGCGGATCAACGACGGGTTGAATCATAGGGAACGGTCGCCCTGGGGCAACTTGGGCATAAGTTTACACGGTTTGGTGTACCAAAATGCGGGGGAGCTGGGATTGAGGGCGGTGGATATCAGCTTCCAGGGGAACGGTCGAGGGCGGGCACGGGGGCCCATGCGGTTAGCGTTCGGCGCCCCAGCTACCCCAACTCTACCTCCCCCCGGAACACCCGCCCCACCGGCTTCCCGCCCTCCCAGAGCGTCAGGTCGGCGGGGGCGTCGGGGCGGATCAGGCCGTGATGGGGCCAGCCGGCGGCCAGGGCGGCGCCGCGGGTGAAGGCCCAGAGGGTTTCTTCCTCGGTGAGGGACTGGGCGGGGTTGAGCGGATTGTGCAGGGAAGCCTGGATTCCAGCCAGCACGTCGGGCGGGGCCACCGGGGCGTCGGAGCCGAAGGCCATGGGGAGGCCGGTGTTCCACAGGTCGCGTAGGCGGAAGGCCTCGTGCTCCTTGCCGGGGAGGTGGTGGCGCACCAGGTCGGCGTCCTCGAGGGCGTGGATGGGCTGCATGGAGAGGGCCAGGGGCAGGCCCTCAAAGCGGGGAAGCTCCTCGTCGCGCACGTGCTGAGCGTGTTCCATGCGAAGCGGGCGGGAAGCAGAGGCCAGGGGGGCGAGCTGGGCGTAGACCTCCAGCAGCCCCCGTACCGCCTGCGTCCCGATGGCGTGGGTCACCACGCCGAAACCCGCCCTGAGCGCGGCCTCACCCTGCTCGCGGATGTACTCCAGCGGGTCCAGGACGATGCCATGGGTGCCATCGGAGTAGGGCTCGATCATCCAGGCGGTGCGGCTGCCCAGCGCCCCGTCGGCGAAGAACTTGACCGCGGCCACCTCGAGCGAATCCCCCCGCCAGCCGGGCTCTACCCCCCGCCAGTTGTCCTTGTCCATGGCCCACCACAGCCGCAGCGGCAGCCGCCCCGAGCGGGCCAGCTCCTCGGGGTACTCCAGCGGGCACCAGCCCATGTGGTGGGTGGCGGTGTAGCCGCGGCGGGCCAGGTCGCGCAGGCCGCGCTCGAGGTCGGCCACGCTCCCCGGCGGTAGGATGCGCTGGACGTAACCCTGGGCGGTCTCGAGCAGGTAGCCCGTGGGCTCCCCCATCCCGTCGCGCACGATGGCTCCCCCCTCAGGGTCGGCGCTATCCCGGCTGACCCCGGCCAGCTCGAGGGCGCGGGTGTTGGCCCAACCCGAGTGCAGGTCGCGGCTGCGCAGGAAGACCGGGTGCTCGGGAACCAGCTCGTCCAGGAGCGACCGGTGCGGGTAGTGGTCGAAGAGGTAGCCCGCCCCACGAATCCAGGTCCCCGGCGGTAGGCCCTTAGCTCGTTCCGCCACCCGGCGCGCCGCCTCGCGGGGGTCGTGAACGCCCGAGAGGTCGAGCCACTCCAGCTGCTCCCCCCAACCCAGCGGGTGCGTATGCGCATCGTGCAAGCCCGGCGTAATGCGCTCAAAGCGGAATTTCTTGGCCCTGGGGTAACGGGCTGAGAGGTCGTGCTCGAGCCCTACGTCGGTGATGCGGTCGCCCTCGAGGTGCACCGCCTCCGCCCGACCCACCTCGGTCATGGTCCAGACGTCGCCTATGAGTAACATGGAGCCTAGTTTATCGAAGGCAAGCCCCTACAACCCCCCGCTCCCGACGCCATATACTCTCCCCATGCCCCACAGGCGCTACCTCTACCAAGGACGCATCCTCAACCTGGCCATCGAGGACGAGAAATTCGAGATCGTCGAACACAAACATGCCGTGTGCATCGTGGCCGAGCAGGAGGGAAAAATCCTCTTCGTTCGGCAGTACCGGCCCGCCATCGGCAGCGACACCCTCGAGATCCCCGCCGGCCTGATCGAAGAAGGCGAGGAAGCCCTCGAGGCCGCCCGGCGCGAGTTCGCCGAGGAGGCTCAGCTCACGGGGGATTTCGAGTACCTGAGCAGCTTCTACGTCAGCCCCGGCTTCTGCGATGAGAAGCTCCACGTCTTCAGGGCCCGCAACCTGCGCCCTGCCTCTGGCACCCCCGACGACGACGAAGATATCGTAGTGGAGTGGCACGATCCCCACGAGGTGCTCAAGGCTGCGCGGGAGAATCGGGTGCAGATCTCGGCTTCGGCCATGGCCGGAATTTTGTTCCACCTCAGCGACTATGCTGCTGATCAATGACCCCCAAGATGCCCCTCCCGGCCCTAAGGTGGTGGCCGTGGGCAGCTTCGATGGCCTGCACCTGGGCCATCAGCACCTGCTGCGGCAGGCCCTTCAGGACGCCCACGCCCACCACATGCCGCTGCTGGTGTATACCTTTGACCCCCCCAGCAAGGTCTTCATGAAGGGCGAGGGCTTCCTCACCGACCTCTCCGAGAAAACCGAGCTGCTGCGCGGCCTCGGGGTCGAAATCGCCCTGATCGTGCCTTTCAACGAAGCGTTCGCCCGCCGCGACAAGGGCGAGTTCCTGGGCGACCTGCGCGGCCTCGAGGCCCGCCTGATCTACGTGGGCGAGGACTTCCGCTTTGGCAGAGGCCGGTCCGGTGGCCTCGAAGACCTGGCAACCGTAGCTCCCATCCGCGTCCTGCCGCTGCTCGAGCTGCCTCAAGGCCTCGCCCCGCGGCCCGACCTGGCCAACGGCCCAGTCAAGTCCAGTCGGATACGCGAGCTGCTCAAAGCAGGCGACGTCGAAGGAGCCCGCGTGCTCCTGGGGCGGCCTTACTCAGCCAGGGGCATCGTGGTCGAGGGCGACCATCTGGGGAGCACCCTGGGCTTCCCCACCGCCAACTTGCAGGTCTCGGCCATGAAGGTTCTGCCGCTGGGGGTGTACGCGGTGTGGGTACAAACCCACCAAGGGGAATACGGGGCTGTCGCCAACGTGGGTTATCGCCCCACGCTCGGAGGCCGGGTTCTGCGCTTCGAGGTGCACCTGTTCGACTTCGAGGGCGACCTGTACGGCCAGGAGCTCACCGTGAAGTTCGGGCTCAAGATCCGCGACGAGATGAAATTTAGCTCGCTCGAGGAGCTCAAGGCCCAGATCGCCCGCGACGCCCAGGCCGCTCGAGCCGCCCTGGGCCTGGCTTGATCCGCCGCACGTTACGCACGAATGATTCGGTGCTCGGCTCCAAAGCTTTCCATATCAGTCGGCCAGACGCCAGAATGATCAAAAAGATTCGCGTTAAGAACGTTATTGTCGGCGATCATACGCTGGCCGTATAGGGGAGGCTTAAGTATAATGTTCGCGCGAAGGAGGAAAAGCATGCGCAAACCTGCTGTATTGGGCATAATCGGTGCGGCTGTTTTGAGCGCGTCCGCCCTGGCCGCCGATTTCATCACCTTCGGCTCGGGCTCCACCACCGGGGTGTACTTCCCCGTAGCCACCGGCATCTCCAAGCTCATCAACGATGCCAACATCAACATCCGGTCCAACGCCCGCTCCACCGGCGGCAGCGTGTTCAACATCAACGCCATCGCCTCGGGCGAACTCCAGATGGCGCTGGTGCAAAACGACATCGCCTTCTACGCCTACAACGGCAGCACCATCCCGGCCTTCGAGGGCAAGCCGGTGAAATCCATCCGCAGCGTGGCGATCCTCTACCCCGAAGTCATCCACGTGGTGACCCGCCGCGACTCCAAGATCGCCTCCATCAGCGACCTCAAAGGTAAGCGGGTGATCGTGGGCGACGTGGGCTCGGGCACCGAGCAGAACACCCGCCACGTGCTCGAGGCCTATGGCCTGAGCTTCTCGGATCTGGGCCAGGCCATCCGCGCCAGCGCCTCAGCCGGCATCACCCAGCTCCAGGAGGGCAAGGCCGACGCGATGTTCTACACCGTGGGCTTGGGGGCCTCCGCTATCCAGAACCTGGCCATGACCACCCAGGTCAACCTGGTGCCCATCGATCCTGACAAGATCAAAGCCATGCAGCGGAAGTACCCCTTCTACGACCAGGTGGTCGTCCCCGGCAACACCTACAAAGGCGAGTCGGTGAGCACCATTACCGCTGCGGTGAAGTCGATGTGGATCGCTGCCGATTCCCTCAGCGCCGACGCGGTGTACAACATCCTCAAGGTCACTCTCGGCAACGAGAAGGCTTTCAAGGAAATCCACCCCAACCTGGCCCGCTACTTCAGCCTCAAGGGGGCGGTAAAGGGCCTGCCGGTGCCGCTGCACCCCGGAGCCGAGCGTTTCTACAAGGAAGTTGGCGTGCTGAAATAAGGGCGTGGCTCTGCCGGGGACGGTATGCCCGTCCCCGGTTTTTTTCGGCGGTATATTGGCGTATATTTTTCGCGTTCTGTCCCGAAGGAGCTTCATGGAAGCAGATAAGGCTCAGCTGATCTTGGAAGAAGTCGAGTTCGGTTCGCGCAAGCCCCAGGGTTGGGTGCGCTGGCTGGTGCTGGGGCTGGCAGTAGGTTGGAGCCTGTTCCAGATGTATGCGACCTATGTGGGCACCCTCAACGACCTCATCTGGCGGGCTACCCACCTGGCCTTCGCCTTCGCCCTGGTCTTCCTGGTCTACCCCTTCAGCAAGCGCAGCTCAAAGAGCCGGGTTCCCTGGTTCGACTGGGTGCTGTGGGCTGTGGCCGTGGGCTCGGCACTATACGCGGTGTTCGAGTACCGGGGCATCCTCGAGGAGCGCGGCGGCTTCGGCAATCCCACCGACATCCTGGTAGCCTCCTGTGCGGTGGTCATGCTACTGCTGGCGGCCTGGCGGGCCATCGGACCGGCCATGCCCATCATCGCGGGGCTGTTCATGCTCTTTGCCCTCTCAGGGCCGGCGGGGCTGATCAAGGTCGAGTTGCCCGGCATCCTGGGCGAGTTGCACGCGGGGGCGACCTGGCGCTCGCTGATGAACCAGCTCTTCATGAACACCAACGACTCCATCTGGGGTACCCCCATCGCAGTCTCGGCGGAGACGGTGTT contains:
- a CDS encoding phosphoenolpyruvate carboxylase; translation: MIQPVVDPLYDQLKREVDLLGRALGKAIVDLSGQQLFALEEDVRALSKHLRQQPGDVEARQKVRDLVARLDLGNLEGLVRAFSTYFHLVNLAEERHRVRVNRSREQASTPERPRSESFRALVKQLKAQGLSFEQVSDLLRRLRLHLTFTAHPTETRRRTVRHHLAEAERLLEALERGEAAEEDIQARAALLWGTLELRRSRPTVQDEVKGGLYYLPATLWQVLPRLVEGLEAAVEAEYGQRPELSVPIVFRSWIGGDRDGNPNVTPDTTAWAQSYARELLLGRYVEAVDALIRDLSLSDERLPVPREVREEAEVAVRQLGLPDRFAGESYRRYLMSLRYKLRAMLGEQPGEGYRLPGEWLLDLRRVEQGLKQVGLGSAARRVVRPLRLRAEALGLELVALDLREESRQHSEAVAELLRIAGVEENYAALEPPARAALLTRELATPRPLAPVGYKPQGRALQVALGALAVWKARGAYVVSMTHHPSDLLEVFTLAREVGLYRVGKALPFDVVPLFETLSDLQAAPQVVDELLQNPVFKAHAQGRGVFEIMIGYSDSNKDAGFLAANWALYRAQEAITEVAARHGVRVSFFHGRGTSTARGGGSAGRALASLPPGTVGTRMRLTEQGEALADRYSHPDLAYRNLEQLLYHLGLAAARDTYGQEAPMKPLWREALEHAAEVSTRAYRELLARPGFFEFYEHLTPIREIAALNIASRPVYRSGRVREIKDLRAIPWVMSWTQVRLLLPGWYGLQAGLRAIEPELRREMYRDWPFFKSTLEAAAQAMSVADLGIAQEYLRLVPPQLAQSFFPDIAAAFEETRGLLEETFEGPLLHNRPILARQTELRNPYVDPISYVQVELLARYRQTPPEAPERTGLERALLFSLLGIAAGLRNAG
- a CDS encoding TAXI family TRAP transporter solute-binding subunit, producing the protein MRKPAVLGIIGAAVLSASALAADFITFGSGSTTGVYFPVATGISKLINDANINIRSNARSTGGSVFNINAIASGELQMALVQNDIAFYAYNGSTIPAFEGKPVKSIRSVAILYPEVIHVVTRRDSKIASISDLKGKRVIVGDVGSGTEQNTRHVLEAYGLSFSDLGQAIRASASAGITQLQEGKADAMFYTVGLGASAIQNLAMTTQVNLVPIDPDKIKAMQRKYPFYDQVVVPGNTYKGESVSTITAAVKSMWIAADSLSADAVYNILKVTLGNEKAFKEIHPNLARYFSLKGAVKGLPVPLHPGAERFYKEVGVLK
- a CDS encoding amidohydrolase, with the translated sequence MLLIGDVWTMTEVGRAEAVHLEGDRITDVGLEHDLSARYPRAKKFRFERITPGLHDAHTHPLGWGEQLEWLDLSGVHDPREAARRVAERAKGLPPGTWIRGAGYLFDHYPHRSLLDELVPEHPVFLRSRDLHSGWANTRALELAGVSRDSADPEGGAIVRDGMGEPTGYLLETAQGYVQRILPPGSVADLERGLRDLARRGYTATHHMGWCPLEYPEELARSGRLPLRLWWAMDKDNWRGVEPGWRGDSLEVAAVKFFADGALGSRTAWMIEPYSDGTHGIVLDPLEYIREQGEAALRAGFGVVTHAIGTQAVRGLLEVYAQLAPLASASRPLRMEHAQHVRDEELPRFEGLPLALSMQPIHALEDADLVRHHLPGKEHEAFRLRDLWNTGLPMAFGSDAPVAPPDVLAGIQASLHNPLNPAQSLTEEETLWAFTRGAALAAGWPHHGLIRPDAPADLTLWEGGKPVGRVFRGEVELG
- the ribF gene encoding riboflavin biosynthesis protein RibF; this translates as MLLINDPQDAPPGPKVVAVGSFDGLHLGHQHLLRQALQDAHAHHMPLLVYTFDPPSKVFMKGEGFLTDLSEKTELLRGLGVEIALIVPFNEAFARRDKGEFLGDLRGLEARLIYVGEDFRFGRGRSGGLEDLATVAPIRVLPLLELPQGLAPRPDLANGPVKSSRIRELLKAGDVEGARVLLGRPYSARGIVVEGDHLGSTLGFPTANLQVSAMKVLPLGVYAVWVQTHQGEYGAVANVGYRPTLGGRVLRFEVHLFDFEGDLYGQELTVKFGLKIRDEMKFSSLEELKAQIARDAQAARAALGLA
- a CDS encoding NUDIX domain-containing protein; translated protein: MPHRRYLYQGRILNLAIEDEKFEIVEHKHAVCIVAEQEGKILFVRQYRPAIGSDTLEIPAGLIEEGEEALEAARREFAEEAQLTGDFEYLSSFYVSPGFCDEKLHVFRARNLRPASGTPDDDEDIVVEWHDPHEVLKAARENRVQISASAMAGILFHLSDYAADQ